In Hyphomicrobiaceae bacterium, the following are encoded in one genomic region:
- a CDS encoding GcrA family cell cycle regulator — translation MSWTDERVELLKKLWGEGLSASQIAGRLGSVTRNAVIGKVHRLGLSGRATTSRMKTVRPRSRMANAKRAATKPRFAQIGNPAVRALYPADAEPALPVVEELVIPMAERKTIQTLTECSCRWPIGDPQTQEFHFCGKNKVAGLPYCEFHARRAFQPAVPRRRERGDVEAPAQITTATVPAKETA, via the coding sequence ATGTCTTGGACGGATGAACGCGTGGAGCTGTTGAAGAAGCTCTGGGGCGAAGGTTTGAGCGCAAGCCAGATTGCTGGGCGACTGGGATCGGTTACCCGCAACGCCGTGATCGGAAAGGTCCATCGCCTGGGTCTGTCAGGGCGCGCCACGACATCACGCATGAAAACAGTCCGACCGCGCTCGCGCATGGCAAACGCCAAGCGCGCCGCCACGAAGCCGCGCTTTGCCCAGATCGGCAATCCCGCCGTCCGCGCACTTTACCCGGCCGATGCCGAGCCGGCGCTGCCGGTCGTCGAGGAGCTCGTCATCCCGATGGCGGAGCGCAAGACAATTCAGACACTGACCGAGTGCAGCTGCCGCTGGCCGATCGGCGATCCGCAAACGCAGGAGTTCCACTTCTGCGGCAAGAACAAAGTCGCCGGCCTGCCATACTGCGAATTTCATGCGCGCCGCGCGTTCCAGCCGGCCGTTCCTCGCCGCCGCGAGCGTGGCGATGTGGAAGCACCCGCACAGATCACCACGGCAACGGTTCCAGCCAAGGAAACGGCCTGA
- the ppk2 gene encoding polyphosphate kinase 2, producing the protein MGKNGKDKSKDKDNGKDEKSASSGAMPAVLDQPVKNAVIAYPGLPNGFDLNDPEFPKLLDDAALGSGGYPYDKRMKREEFEQKLELLQIELVKLQAHNLKTGGHILSLYEGRDGAGKGSCIGAFVEHLNPRNTRAVALTKPTETERGQLYFQRYAVHLPTAGEMVLFDRSWYNRAGVERVMGFATPDQIAAFLREAPEFEGLLVRNGIKLFKFFLAVGREMQFKRFHERRHNPLKRWKLSDIDLAALTRYDDYTAAQVDMFRFTHTAIAPWTVVRANDQRRARLETIRVVLSALDYEGKDPKAVGEIDPKIIGTGPEFFSS; encoded by the coding sequence ATGGGAAAGAACGGCAAGGACAAGTCCAAGGACAAAGACAACGGCAAGGACGAAAAGTCCGCTTCATCCGGCGCTATGCCGGCAGTTCTCGACCAGCCAGTCAAAAATGCCGTCATTGCCTATCCTGGCCTGCCAAACGGTTTTGATCTCAACGATCCAGAATTCCCGAAGCTGCTCGATGACGCCGCGTTGGGATCGGGGGGCTATCCCTACGACAAGCGGATGAAGAGGGAGGAATTCGAGCAGAAACTCGAACTGCTACAGATCGAACTCGTCAAACTGCAAGCGCACAACCTGAAGACCGGCGGCCACATCCTCAGCCTGTATGAGGGCCGAGACGGAGCGGGCAAAGGAAGCTGCATCGGCGCGTTCGTCGAGCACCTCAATCCACGCAACACACGCGCCGTTGCTTTGACCAAGCCGACAGAGACGGAGCGCGGCCAGCTCTACTTCCAACGCTACGCGGTGCATCTGCCAACGGCAGGTGAAATGGTCCTGTTCGACCGCTCCTGGTACAATCGGGCAGGCGTCGAGCGGGTCATGGGTTTCGCCACCCCCGATCAAATCGCGGCATTTCTGCGTGAAGCGCCCGAATTCGAAGGGCTTCTGGTTCGTAACGGGATCAAGCTGTTCAAGTTCTTTCTGGCAGTAGGGCGCGAGATGCAGTTCAAGCGCTTCCACGAGCGCCGCCATAATCCCTTGAAGCGCTGGAAGCTGTCCGACATCGACCTTGCCGCGCTCACGCGGTACGATGATTACACTGCGGCGCAAGTCGATATGTTTCGCTTCACGCACACCGCCATCGCGCCATGGACAGTCGTGCGCGCCAACGATCAGCGCCGCGCACGATTGGAGACGATCCGCGTCGTGCTTTCGGCTCTCGACTACGAGGGTAAGGATCCAAAGGCGGTTGGCGAGATCGATCCGAAGATTATCGGAACCGGTCCTGAGTTCTTCTCCAGCTGA
- a CDS encoding AAA family ATPase, whose translation MKFFWRAKRDDAQSAALLKTQSDAADEGASETTESTQEAGSKGDMANSQAPAANENSEVDAKQDAEKQDASRNDSDSAGTAHESNVVALQPSRLTERIAAAAVKTVTTLTPSEPVASVPQRAPSPMPTVANDADIITPRAAGPLPGQEAAYDLLDRLLANPRAAGSILVLGPMGSGRRRAIETQLERHRDVMPRPHDWLYVVSAAEGGRLRSFAMPHGQGKLLAREAKAAISKARANHERLVASDEFRLGLEIIDEEFRHKSGKTLETLKRRAEEQNIALVKTPDGFVLAPMHEGKVVRNDVFRALPEKLQRDVEAKIADLEGELKAFIEAIPDDDTHHAERIASFNRDAAARAVKPHLEPVRLAFNDCSDFVDELQASLIAATAAAQRSAEGVGSRTLPAALASVQVFNVQTAADFSQPAPVVLAQDVTPAGLLGEIGVDAAGQLVLAPGALARANGGYLVLEAWRLVADPSAWCVLSRVLAEGAMRPLVRGGLMLEVDALPFSGRLIVVADEASHNKLLALDPGARRHFPHVVRFRASLPRSAFDVADYAAFAARVAQQSGLRSIASNAAEALYRSALADSGDNDQLKLDTHALVNLLHDADVEAAASGASHIRAHDIETAAKRAGEARLT comes from the coding sequence GTGAAATTTTTCTGGCGCGCCAAGAGAGACGACGCGCAAAGCGCGGCGTTATTGAAGACGCAGAGCGACGCAGCCGATGAGGGGGCGTCGGAGACGACCGAATCGACACAAGAGGCTGGTTCAAAAGGCGACATGGCCAACAGCCAAGCGCCTGCCGCCAACGAGAACTCCGAAGTCGACGCGAAGCAAGACGCTGAGAAGCAGGATGCCTCGCGAAATGACAGCGACAGCGCTGGAACGGCGCACGAAAGTAATGTGGTCGCGCTTCAGCCATCGCGTCTGACCGAGCGGATCGCCGCGGCTGCGGTGAAAACGGTAACAACGCTAACTCCAAGCGAGCCTGTCGCCAGTGTTCCGCAACGCGCGCCCTCGCCAATGCCCACCGTCGCCAACGATGCGGACATCATCACGCCGCGCGCGGCCGGGCCGCTACCGGGACAGGAAGCCGCCTATGACCTGCTCGACCGTCTACTTGCCAATCCTCGGGCCGCTGGTTCCATCCTCGTGCTCGGCCCGATGGGCTCGGGCCGTCGGCGGGCAATCGAAACGCAACTTGAACGGCATCGCGATGTGATGCCTCGGCCTCACGACTGGCTGTATGTCGTCTCTGCGGCGGAGGGCGGGCGGTTGCGGTCGTTTGCGATGCCGCATGGGCAAGGCAAGTTGCTGGCGCGCGAGGCGAAAGCGGCCATTTCCAAAGCTAGAGCAAATCACGAACGTCTCGTCGCGAGTGACGAGTTCCGACTTGGGCTGGAGATCATTGACGAAGAGTTCCGCCACAAGTCAGGTAAGACGTTAGAGACATTGAAGCGCCGCGCCGAGGAGCAGAATATCGCTCTGGTGAAGACGCCGGATGGCTTCGTTCTGGCGCCGATGCATGAAGGCAAGGTTGTGCGCAACGACGTATTTCGCGCGCTGCCTGAAAAACTCCAACGTGACGTGGAAGCCAAGATCGCCGATCTGGAAGGCGAACTGAAAGCCTTTATCGAGGCCATTCCCGACGATGACACTCACCACGCCGAGCGCATTGCATCGTTCAACCGCGATGCCGCCGCCCGCGCGGTGAAGCCCCACTTGGAGCCCGTGCGACTTGCCTTCAACGATTGTTCGGATTTCGTCGACGAGTTGCAGGCTTCACTCATTGCAGCAACCGCAGCAGCGCAACGAAGTGCGGAGGGAGTTGGTTCACGCACCCTTCCGGCGGCGCTGGCATCTGTTCAGGTGTTCAACGTGCAGACGGCGGCAGATTTTTCGCAGCCTGCTCCGGTTGTCTTGGCGCAGGATGTGACACCGGCCGGTTTACTGGGAGAAATCGGTGTCGATGCCGCTGGGCAGTTGGTGTTGGCTCCGGGCGCCCTTGCACGCGCCAATGGCGGCTATCTTGTCCTTGAGGCTTGGCGGCTTGTTGCCGATCCATCCGCTTGGTGCGTGCTCAGCCGTGTACTCGCAGAAGGCGCCATGCGTCCGCTCGTGCGCGGCGGGCTCATGCTTGAAGTAGACGCTCTGCCGTTCTCCGGCCGCCTCATCGTGGTGGCGGACGAGGCGTCCCACAACAAACTCCTTGCCCTCGATCCAGGAGCGCGCCGGCATTTTCCGCACGTCGTCCGCTTCCGCGCGAGTCTGCCGCGCTCGGCTTTCGATGTGGCAGACTATGCTGCCTTCGCCGCCCGGGTCGCCCAACAATCGGGCCTGCGCTCGATTGCGTCCAACGCCGCAGAAGCACTTTATCGTTCGGCTCTGGCCGATAGTGGCGACAACGATCAGCTGAAACTCGACACGCACGCGCTCGTCAATCTTCTTCATGATGCGGATGTGGAAGCGGCGGCATCTGGCGCCTCTCACATTCGGGCACACGACATCGAGACTGCGGCAAAGCGGGCCGGGGAGGCGCGCCTGACATGA
- a CDS encoding MmcB family DNA repair protein — protein MTKPPQQVASRTEIEIEAKLPPAAQEILRGVQRLLRAYGYESLSEVVLANGRRADVMALGPKGDCWIVEIKSSIADFRSDFKWPEYRDYCDRLFFAVAPEFPNEILPPDTGLILADRYDGEIVRDAPEARMGPARRKAVTLAFARVAAARLLNATEQPIPALSQST, from the coding sequence ATGACCAAGCCTCCGCAACAAGTCGCTTCGCGAACAGAAATCGAGATCGAGGCCAAGTTGCCGCCGGCAGCCCAAGAGATCCTGCGCGGTGTTCAGAGGCTATTGAGAGCATATGGCTATGAAAGCTTGTCTGAAGTCGTGCTCGCGAACGGCAGACGGGCAGATGTGATGGCGCTTGGTCCCAAAGGAGACTGCTGGATTGTTGAAATCAAATCGAGCATTGCGGACTTTCGCTCAGACTTCAAATGGCCCGAGTACCGCGACTATTGCGACCGGCTCTTCTTTGCCGTGGCGCCAGAATTTCCAAACGAGATACTCCCGCCTGACACAGGTCTGATCCTGGCCGACCGCTATGACGGAGAGATTGTTCGGGACGCGCCTGAAGCTCGTATGGGCCCGGCGCGCCGCAAGGCTGTTACCCTGGCATTTGCCCGAGTTGCCGCCGCGAGATTGTTGAACGCGACCGAACAGCCGATTCCAGCGTTGTCCCAGTCCACGTGA
- a CDS encoding ActR/PrrA/RegA family redox response regulator transcription factor, whose protein sequence is MTTEDLSFRQDELPEDRSLLIVDDDRAFLQRLARAMETRGFEVRSGFSVAEGIDLIRQKAPAFAVVDMRLEDGNGLDVLAELARARPDARAIVLTGYGNIATAVSAVKLGAVDYLAKPADADDVTDALLAPADSKAPPPENPMSADRVRWEHIQRVYELCNRNVSETARRLNMHRRTLQRILAKRAPK, encoded by the coding sequence GTGACGACCGAAGATCTTTCATTCCGCCAGGACGAGTTGCCAGAAGACAGATCGCTATTGATCGTCGATGACGACCGCGCATTTTTGCAGCGCCTCGCGCGAGCCATGGAGACTCGCGGGTTTGAGGTCCGTAGCGGCTTCTCGGTCGCCGAGGGAATTGACCTGATCCGACAGAAGGCGCCGGCCTTTGCCGTCGTTGATATGCGCCTGGAAGACGGGAACGGTCTGGATGTGCTCGCCGAGCTGGCGCGCGCGCGGCCGGATGCGCGGGCTATCGTTCTGACGGGTTATGGCAACATAGCGACGGCGGTCAGCGCGGTGAAGCTCGGCGCGGTCGACTATCTCGCCAAACCTGCCGACGCCGACGATGTGACCGACGCTTTGCTTGCACCGGCCGATTCCAAAGCGCCCCCGCCAGAAAACCCCATGTCCGCGGATCGGGTGCGTTGGGAACACATTCAGCGCGTCTATGAGTTGTGCAACCGCAACGTCTCTGAGACGGCGCGCCGTCTCAACATGCATCGGCGAACCCTCCAGCGTATTTTGGCAAAGCGAGCGCCCAAGTAG
- a CDS encoding ActS/PrrB/RegB family redox-sensitive histidine kinase: MELRQDDQILRDIASERESQLRLQTSVRLRWIAILGQLAAVAIVTGFYGFAMPVGICLVLIALSAWLNVYLSIRFPARYRIGTRFATALLAYDTLQLGALLYLTGGIQNPFAPLIVAPVTVSAATQPRRSTILLGVITLATVTFLVTQYYPLPWIEGFRFELPRDYKIGLLAAIASSMIFTAVYVWRISKEARMMSAALTATDMVLASEQRLHALDGLAAAAAHELGTPLSTIVLVSKELERELGPDSRYGEDLTLLRSQAQRCREILQKLTKKPDEQDPMHASVTVREIIDESVESHKVSSKRIVVSAHPILGAEGDGRLEPVGERKPGVIYGLGNIIENAIDFAASEVEVSARWSAEDVSVTIADDGPGFSPDLMDSIGEPYVSTRRLHEKREKEHSGLGLGFFIAKTLLERSGASVNFSNRPAPQHGAVIVVTWPRKAFERRNIFLRTM; the protein is encoded by the coding sequence GTGGAACTGCGACAGGACGACCAGATTCTAAGAGACATCGCAAGCGAGCGCGAAAGCCAGCTCCGGCTGCAGACGAGCGTGCGTCTGCGCTGGATCGCAATCCTCGGACAGCTGGCTGCGGTTGCGATCGTAACGGGGTTCTACGGATTTGCCATGCCGGTGGGTATCTGCCTTGTTCTCATCGCTCTTTCGGCGTGGCTCAATGTTTACTTGTCTATCCGCTTTCCGGCGCGTTATCGCATCGGAACCCGGTTCGCCACGGCGCTGTTAGCTTACGACACACTCCAACTCGGAGCGCTGCTCTACCTCACGGGCGGCATTCAAAATCCGTTTGCTCCGCTGATCGTCGCACCCGTGACGGTATCGGCTGCGACCCAGCCGCGCCGCTCCACGATTTTGCTTGGGGTAATTACCCTCGCAACCGTGACATTTCTCGTCACCCAATACTATCCGCTACCCTGGATCGAAGGTTTCCGCTTCGAGCTGCCGCGCGACTACAAGATCGGCCTCTTGGCGGCAATCGCATCATCCATGATCTTCACGGCCGTTTACGTCTGGCGGATAAGCAAAGAAGCACGGATGATGTCTGCTGCGCTCACCGCAACCGATATGGTGCTGGCCAGCGAGCAGCGTCTGCACGCGCTCGATGGTCTTGCCGCGGCCGCCGCGCACGAACTTGGTACCCCATTGTCCACGATCGTTCTGGTTTCCAAGGAACTCGAACGGGAGCTTGGCCCGGACAGCCGCTACGGGGAGGATCTGACGCTTTTGCGCTCGCAGGCGCAGCGTTGTCGCGAGATTCTCCAAAAACTGACCAAGAAGCCCGACGAGCAGGATCCAATGCACGCCAGCGTGACCGTGCGTGAAATTATCGACGAGAGCGTCGAATCTCATAAGGTTTCCAGCAAGCGTATCGTGGTTAGCGCGCATCCGATCTTGGGAGCGGAGGGTGATGGCCGGCTCGAGCCGGTCGGCGAGCGCAAGCCGGGTGTCATATACGGACTTGGCAACATCATCGAGAACGCTATCGACTTCGCCGCATCCGAGGTCGAGGTCTCGGCGCGTTGGAGCGCGGAAGACGTTTCGGTGACCATCGCGGACGATGGCCCTGGCTTCTCGCCGGACCTGATGGACAGCATCGGTGAGCCCTATGTTTCCACACGTCGGCTGCACGAAAAGCGTGAAAAAGAACATTCCGGGCTGGGGTTGGGATTTTTTATTGCCAAAACCTTGCTGGAACGGTCTGGCGCCAGCGTTAATTTTTCCAACCGTCCGGCACCGCAGCACGGTGCTGTCATCGTAGTAACCTGGCCGCGCAAGGCCTTCGAGCGGCGCAATATTTTCCTGCGAACCATGTAG
- a CDS encoding SCO family protein — MTSRGPLLAIAGLIIGGLAAVLLLAPSSTTLPQGSVETGKALVGGSFTLIDQTGKRVTDKDFRGKYMLVFFGFTHCPDICPSALQVISAALGKLGDKAKDIVPVFITLDPQRDTPQKLGEYLSSFDAKFVGLTGSKEEVESAAKAYRVYYQIVPDDKTPGEYTIDHAAIIYLMGKDGEFVTHVPHTNDVDQVVSTLDKAL, encoded by the coding sequence ATGACCAGTCGCGGTCCGCTGTTGGCTATTGCTGGATTGATCATCGGTGGTCTCGCCGCCGTTCTCCTCCTGGCACCGTCTTCGACAACACTGCCGCAGGGAAGCGTCGAAACCGGCAAGGCTCTGGTCGGTGGTTCCTTCACGCTAATCGATCAGACTGGCAAACGGGTCACAGACAAGGACTTCCGTGGCAAATACATGCTGGTCTTTTTTGGTTTTACACATTGTCCCGACATTTGCCCTTCCGCTCTCCAGGTGATTTCGGCCGCACTGGGCAAATTGGGTGATAAAGCCAAGGACATCGTTCCGGTTTTCATAACGCTGGATCCCCAGCGCGACACGCCTCAAAAGCTCGGCGAATATCTGAGCAGTTTCGATGCTAAGTTCGTTGGCCTTACGGGAAGCAAAGAAGAAGTAGAAAGCGCGGCCAAGGCTTATCGGGTCTATTATCAAATCGTTCCGGACGACAAGACGCCGGGCGAATACACCATCGATCATGCTGCGATCATCTATCTGATGGGCAAGGACGGCGAATTCGTCACCCATGTGCCTCACACAAACGATGTCGATCAGGTCGTTTCCACACTCGACAAAGCGCTGTGA
- a CDS encoding SprT family zinc-dependent metalloprotease, translating into MAKSNGSVSLRKRSGGIEDVGARVEVRRHPGARRLTLRVSRTQRAVIVTLPLQCDLDEAGSFLSRHIDWVRERLDSLPDPVPFAHGMAMPLRGEPHDIVFTGATRTRLVSVQPGQNNRREISVPGSLDSAPQRLRNWLVDEAKRDLDGRVTFHAKRLNVQPKRIAVRDQASRWGSCSTTRVLSFSWRLLLAPPAILDYVAAHEVAHLAEMNHGPRFWALVRKTLPDYESAKRWLQVYGLDLHRYGVSAFDEA; encoded by the coding sequence ATGGCGAAGTCCAATGGATCGGTTTCGTTGCGGAAGCGATCTGGCGGGATCGAGGATGTGGGCGCGCGAGTCGAAGTTCGCCGCCATCCCGGCGCGCGCCGATTGACCTTACGTGTGAGCCGTACGCAGCGCGCCGTTATCGTCACCCTGCCTCTGCAATGCGATCTTGACGAAGCCGGCTCTTTCCTTTCGCGTCACATCGATTGGGTCCGTGAGCGTCTCGACAGCCTCCCCGATCCTGTGCCTTTTGCCCACGGCATGGCGATGCCGCTGCGCGGCGAACCCCACGACATCGTCTTTACCGGCGCGACGCGCACACGTCTCGTCAGCGTGCAACCCGGCCAAAACAATCGCCGAGAGATCAGTGTTCCAGGCAGTCTCGACAGCGCACCGCAACGGTTGCGTAACTGGCTTGTCGATGAGGCCAAACGCGATCTGGACGGCCGCGTTACCTTCCATGCCAAGCGGCTTAACGTGCAGCCCAAACGTATTGCCGTGCGCGACCAGGCGAGTCGCTGGGGCTCATGTTCCACAACACGTGTTCTATCTTTCTCATGGCGACTGTTACTGGCGCCGCCCGCGATTCTCGATTACGTGGCCGCCCACGAGGTGGCGCATCTGGCCGAAATGAATCACGGCCCCCGCTTCTGGGCCCTGGTCCGCAAGACATTGCCCGACTACGAAAGCGCCAAGCGTTGGCTACAGGTCTATGGACTTGATTTGCATCGCTATGGCGTCTCGGCCTTCGACGAGGCCTGA
- a CDS encoding PBP1A family penicillin-binding protein — protein MRFLEAILALWRSRAGGDGASMRAPAAISDATPHSPLPPPFDALHIADEPPLRGVDAPKWGRIRQLIAQTIRRLSWKWRVLIGLPLAGLAVGVPVFAFLMVYYTVSFPHPLVMRAKERAPVIRILARDGSVLAERGAAHDYMPVDLLPKHVVGAVVAIEDRRFFDHYGVDPWGFARAVMANLRAGRLAQGGSTLTQQLAKNLFLSPERTFSRKLEELALSFWLELRLSKAEILELYLNRVYFGAGAYGIEAASQRYFDKSARALSVSEAALIAGLLKAPSKYSPFTSPDLARARARVVVEKMAETGVITAQQARMALAERVAFANPQAASAPDGLEYAIDFVLERLPPLIGGGHGEVIVETTLDSGLQKKAGEVVERALARQGGRLGASQAALVLLDSEGAIRAMIGGRSYAESQFNRAVKARRQPGSAFKPVVYLAALERGMLPETSVYDLPLNIDGWSPRNDNGAYAGKTTLRQALAQSINTVAVQLNQTVGTTRTIGVARRLGITSDLREDPSIALGTSEVSLLELTGAYAVFSNGGASVEPYAIRRVRLSSGRVVFARAGMNIRQVADPALVGELNSMLNSAMMSGTGRRAAIPWHPAGGKTGTTQDFRDAWFVGFTAHLTAGVWVGNDNGAPMKHAVGGGLPAEIWHELMMTAHAGKAPLALPGTVSATRPPAALVSSTDAVEAPSDAATPPQPQQTAPPAPVPAKRQHKPLDRQAADFGTDPNQSRHPEEGIADDFITRALAGTEENSGEVVADATKTPLPAPDRPRGMMSLGGWW, from the coding sequence ATGCGATTCCTAGAGGCGATTTTGGCGTTATGGCGGAGCCGTGCCGGTGGCGACGGTGCATCTATGCGCGCGCCGGCTGCTATATCGGATGCTACCCCGCACTCCCCGCTGCCGCCTCCCTTCGATGCACTTCACATTGCTGACGAACCGCCGTTGCGTGGCGTTGATGCACCCAAGTGGGGCCGCATCCGTCAATTGATCGCCCAAACTATTCGGCGTCTGTCGTGGAAATGGCGTGTTCTCATAGGTCTTCCGCTTGCCGGTCTAGCAGTCGGTGTGCCCGTTTTTGCATTCTTAATGGTCTACTACACCGTCTCCTTCCCGCATCCTTTGGTGATGCGCGCCAAGGAGCGCGCGCCCGTCATCCGTATCCTCGCGAGAGATGGTTCGGTGCTGGCGGAGCGTGGGGCGGCGCACGACTACATGCCCGTCGATCTGCTGCCCAAGCACGTCGTCGGCGCTGTGGTTGCCATCGAAGACCGCCGCTTCTTCGATCATTATGGCGTCGATCCATGGGGCTTTGCGCGCGCTGTCATGGCCAATCTACGCGCAGGCCGTCTCGCGCAAGGTGGTTCAACCCTGACCCAACAGCTTGCCAAGAACCTGTTTCTCTCGCCGGAACGGACTTTCTCGCGCAAGTTGGAGGAGCTGGCGCTGTCTTTCTGGCTTGAGCTGCGCCTGTCGAAGGCTGAAATTTTGGAATTATATCTCAACCGCGTTTACTTCGGGGCCGGAGCCTATGGCATCGAGGCGGCAAGCCAACGCTATTTCGATAAGTCTGCGCGCGCACTCTCTGTGAGCGAAGCAGCGTTGATTGCGGGCCTGCTGAAAGCCCCATCGAAGTATTCGCCGTTCACGAGCCCGGATCTGGCGCGCGCGCGCGCGCGCGTCGTCGTTGAAAAAATGGCTGAGACAGGCGTTATCACGGCGCAGCAAGCGCGTATGGCACTTGCTGAACGGGTCGCCTTCGCCAACCCGCAGGCGGCCTCCGCTCCCGATGGTCTCGAATATGCGATCGATTTCGTTCTCGAGCGGCTGCCGCCTCTTATTGGTGGCGGCCACGGCGAAGTGATCGTGGAAACGACGCTGGATTCAGGCTTGCAGAAGAAGGCCGGCGAAGTCGTCGAAAGGGCACTGGCGCGACAAGGCGGCCGGCTTGGCGCCTCGCAGGCGGCATTGGTGTTACTCGATTCCGAAGGCGCCATCCGCGCCATGATAGGCGGGCGCAGCTATGCTGAAAGTCAGTTCAATCGCGCCGTAAAGGCGCGTCGTCAGCCAGGGTCGGCGTTCAAGCCGGTGGTGTATCTGGCGGCATTGGAGCGTGGCATGTTGCCCGAGACGTCCGTTTACGATTTGCCATTGAACATCGATGGTTGGTCACCCCGGAATGACAACGGTGCTTATGCGGGAAAGACCACGCTGCGGCAGGCGTTGGCCCAATCCATCAACACGGTAGCTGTGCAACTCAATCAGACTGTCGGCACCACGCGCACAATCGGTGTGGCGCGGCGTCTGGGGATCACGTCAGATCTACGAGAGGATCCCTCGATTGCGCTGGGCACATCGGAGGTTTCGCTTTTGGAGCTTACCGGCGCCTATGCGGTGTTCTCCAATGGCGGCGCGTCGGTGGAGCCCTATGCCATCCGCCGCGTGCGCTTAAGTTCGGGTCGCGTGGTCTTTGCGCGTGCTGGAATGAATATACGGCAGGTCGCCGATCCGGCTCTCGTGGGGGAGCTGAATTCGATGCTCAACAGCGCGATGATGAGCGGGACGGGACGGCGTGCGGCGATCCCCTGGCATCCCGCTGGCGGCAAGACTGGCACCACACAAGACTTTCGCGATGCTTGGTTCGTCGGCTTCACCGCGCATCTCACAGCAGGAGTGTGGGTCGGTAACGACAATGGCGCGCCTATGAAGCACGCGGTTGGCGGAGGTCTCCCGGCGGAGATCTGGCACGAACTCATGATGACGGCACATGCGGGAAAAGCACCGCTCGCGCTTCCCGGTACAGTGTCCGCCACACGTCCGCCGGCTGCGTTGGTTTCCTCAACGGATGCGGTGGAGGCCCCGTCAGATGCTGCCACGCCGCCGCAGCCTCAGCAGACCGCTCCACCCGCACCTGTCCCAGCTAAGCGGCAGCATAAGCCGCTGGATCGTCAAGCTGCTGACTTCGGAACGGACCCGAACCAGTCCCGGCACCCGGAAGAAGGGATTGCGGACGATTTCATTACCCGTGCGCTAGCAGGTACCGAGGAAAATTCTGGCGAAGTCGTCGCCGACGCAACTAAAACTCCTCTTCCGGCGCCAGATCGGCCCAGAGGGATGATGTCTCTCGGTGGATGGTGGTGA